The following coding sequences are from one Devosia neptuniae window:
- a CDS encoding acyltransferase family protein yields the protein MVLLHHLAFRMDGNNVPGPFQGVVDFAVMGSFGVAVFFVLSGFLLARPFWQALDAGEPMPSLGIYALRRAARILPGFWLALIVSFVLGLTIYGYDLGREEIVRFVAGFFLVSDWHWVTLFPVNNNGPLWSIGFEVTSYLLLPFFLAVLFAVGIRGWPARFAWVGVIGVVLVLHWMVMQWAPIDEVERGWRYGLVGGAKAWMPRFNPIGFFAIFALGALAAGVQVKLAGMRSYLFDVVGLASIVAAGWVMVAHIGGLNEGFGWLDVPYGFPWMPLAVAVGLVALPSSVLAGRVLDNPVARYIAEVSFGVYIWHFLVIGLLERLVPPAFETSGEHGWTIWLASSGAAIVISFAVATLSFRLLEQPVVRWARGLERRPVPIQKRELAETPS from the coding sequence ATGGTGCTGTTGCATCACCTGGCATTCCGCATGGATGGCAATAATGTGCCGGGGCCCTTCCAGGGCGTGGTGGATTTTGCCGTGATGGGCAGCTTCGGCGTGGCGGTGTTTTTCGTGCTGAGCGGGTTCCTCCTGGCGCGGCCATTCTGGCAGGCGCTGGACGCGGGGGAGCCGATGCCCTCGCTGGGGATCTATGCCCTACGGCGGGCGGCGCGCATTTTGCCGGGGTTCTGGCTGGCGCTGATTGTGAGCTTCGTGCTGGGCCTGACGATCTATGGCTATGATCTGGGGCGCGAGGAGATCGTGCGGTTTGTCGCCGGGTTCTTCCTTGTCAGCGACTGGCATTGGGTGACGCTGTTTCCGGTCAACAATAACGGGCCGCTGTGGTCGATCGGGTTCGAGGTGACTTCGTATCTGTTGTTGCCGTTTTTCCTGGCTGTGCTGTTTGCGGTGGGCATCAGGGGTTGGCCGGCGCGGTTTGCCTGGGTCGGGGTCATCGGCGTGGTGCTGGTGCTGCACTGGATGGTGATGCAATGGGCACCGATCGATGAGGTGGAGCGCGGCTGGAGATATGGGCTGGTTGGCGGCGCCAAGGCGTGGATGCCGCGGTTCAATCCTATCGGGTTCTTCGCCATTTTCGCGCTGGGGGCGCTGGCGGCCGGGGTGCAGGTGAAGCTGGCCGGGATGCGCTCGTATCTGTTCGATGTGGTCGGGCTGGCCAGCATTGTGGCGGCGGGCTGGGTGATGGTGGCCCATATTGGCGGGCTGAATGAGGGTTTTGGCTGGCTCGACGTGCCCTATGGGTTCCCCTGGATGCCGCTGGCTGTTGCCGTGGGGCTGGTGGCACTGCCCTCATCCGTTTTGGCGGGGCGGGTGCTGGATAATCCAGTGGCCCGCTACATCGCCGAAGTGTCGTTCGGCGTTTATATCTGGCATTTCCTGGTAATCGGGCTGCTGGAACGGCTAGTGCCGCCGGCATTCGAGACCAGCGGCGAGCATGGTTGGACCATCTGGCTGGCGTCGAGCGGCGCGGCAATCGTCATCAGCTTTGCGGTGGCCACACTCAGTTTCCGGCTGCTGGAGCAACCTGTAGTGCGCTGGGCGCGTGGACTGGAGCGGCGTCCCGTGCCGATCCAGAAACGCGAATTGGCGGAGACGCCGTCCTGA
- a CDS encoding VOC family protein, giving the protein MQQQIAIITLGIADLARSRRFYVDGFGWKPAFENDEIIFYQMNGFVLGTFSKAALEKDMNRTGLLSPGAFSLAHNVRSQEEVDDVMQSLLAAGGTLLRAADAPPHGGFRGYVADPDDHAWEVAWNPDWTIDEQGMVTIGA; this is encoded by the coding sequence ATGCAGCAACAAATCGCTATCATCACGCTCGGCATTGCCGATCTTGCGCGCTCGAGGCGCTTTTATGTGGACGGCTTCGGCTGGAAGCCGGCCTTCGAGAATGACGAGATCATCTTCTACCAGATGAACGGCTTCGTGCTCGGCACGTTCAGCAAGGCGGCGCTGGAAAAGGATATGAACCGTACTGGTCTGCTTTCCCCCGGCGCTTTTTCCCTGGCGCACAATGTGCGGAGCCAAGAAGAAGTCGACGACGTCATGCAAAGCCTGCTCGCGGCGGGCGGAACCTTGCTTAGGGCTGCTGACGCGCCGCCACATGGCGGGTTTCGCGGCTATGTGGCAGATCCGGACGATCATGCCTGGGAAGTGGCGTGGAACCCGGACTGGACCATTGACGAGCAGGGCATGGTGACGATCGGCGCTTAG
- a CDS encoding MAPEG family protein has translation MPLTTKLLILALAAQVLLTIIVLILMGRERIPRVMSGEVDIKDIAVERTAYPLKARLLSNCFDNQFQLPVLFYVAVLLTLWAGTVSWLELLLAWAFVALRYAHAAIHITTNRLEHRFATYTAGLAVLCALWLWLVLRLVVLSPGI, from the coding sequence ATGCCACTCACCACCAAGCTCCTGATCCTCGCCCTGGCCGCCCAGGTGCTGCTCACCATCATTGTGCTCATCCTGATGGGCCGCGAACGTATCCCCCGCGTCATGTCGGGCGAGGTCGATATCAAGGACATCGCCGTCGAGCGCACGGCCTATCCGCTCAAGGCGCGCCTGCTGTCGAACTGTTTCGATAACCAGTTCCAGCTCCCGGTGCTGTTCTATGTCGCCGTGCTCCTCACGCTCTGGGCGGGCACGGTGAGTTGGCTCGAACTGCTTCTCGCATGGGCTTTTGTCGCCCTGCGCTATGCCCACGCCGCCATCCACATCACCACCAATCGCCTCGAACACCGCTTCGCCACCTACACCGCCGGCCTTGCAGTTCTATGCGCGCTATGGCTATGGCTGGTCCTTCGCCTAGTTGTCCTAAGCCCGGGTATCTAG
- a CDS encoding MFS transporter: MSPIRVTPLILAVALFMEQMDSTVIATSLPAIAADIGTEPISLKLALTSYFVALAIFIPISGWMADRFGAKNIFRLAIFVFMLGSLACSFSYSLETFVISRFFQGIGSSMMTPVGRLLLVRSTPRNELVNAMAWLTVPALLGPVTGPLIGGFLTTYLSWHWIFWVNIPIGIAGIILAGIFLKVPDGRIPRPIDFVGFILASFAFAGTVFGLSVVSLPALPLIYGYLTLAVGVTSGILYLLHARRTEIPLLDPALLRHKLFRSSITAGSMFRIGVGAVPFLLPLMLQLGFGLNPFQSGAITFVSAIGAIASKFIAERVYRRFGFPRALGWASLLGGLLIAAQGLFTPDTWVPVMMGVLLLGGVLRSVFFTGSNALGYADVSDDEASQATAIVAVAQQLSVAFGVAVAGGLLELSTRLHGNTLSLVDFQLAFVVVGVLSALASIVYFRLPADAGSNVSGHGAIAASKE; this comes from the coding sequence ATGTCTCCGATCCGCGTTACCCCGCTCATTCTGGCGGTCGCCCTGTTCATGGAACAGATGGACTCGACCGTCATCGCCACATCGCTGCCCGCGATTGCCGCCGATATCGGGACCGAACCGATTTCGCTCAAGCTGGCGCTGACCTCCTATTTCGTGGCGCTCGCCATCTTCATTCCGATCAGCGGGTGGATGGCCGACCGATTCGGCGCCAAGAACATTTTCCGGCTGGCCATTTTCGTGTTCATGCTGGGCTCGCTCGCCTGTTCGTTCTCCTATTCGCTCGAGACCTTCGTGATCTCGCGGTTTTTCCAGGGCATTGGCTCATCAATGATGACGCCGGTGGGGCGCCTGCTGCTGGTGCGCTCGACGCCGCGCAACGAGCTGGTCAATGCCATGGCCTGGCTCACGGTGCCGGCGCTGCTGGGGCCGGTGACGGGGCCGCTGATCGGGGGATTTTTGACCACCTATCTCAGCTGGCACTGGATTTTCTGGGTCAATATTCCGATCGGCATTGCCGGGATCATCCTGGCCGGGATTTTCCTCAAAGTGCCCGATGGGCGCATTCCGCGACCGATCGATTTCGTAGGGTTCATCCTGGCAAGCTTTGCCTTTGCCGGCACGGTCTTCGGCCTGTCGGTGGTGAGCCTGCCGGCCCTGCCGCTGATCTACGGCTATCTGACACTGGCCGTGGGCGTGACCTCGGGCATTCTCTATCTGCTGCATGCCAGGCGCACCGAAATCCCGCTGCTCGACCCGGCTTTGCTGCGGCACAAGCTGTTCCGCAGTTCGATCACTGCCGGGTCGATGTTCCGCATTGGCGTCGGGGCCGTGCCGTTCCTGCTGCCGCTGATGCTGCAGCTGGGCTTTGGGCTCAATCCGTTTCAATCGGGCGCCATTACCTTCGTTTCGGCCATCGGGGCCATTGCCAGCAAGTTCATTGCCGAGCGGGTCTATCGGCGCTTCGGCTTTCCCCGCGCCTTGGGCTGGGCGTCGTTGCTGGGCGGCCTGCTGATTGCGGCGCAGGGGCTGTTCACGCCCGATACCTGGGTGCCGGTGATGATGGGCGTATTGCTGCTGGGCGGCGTGTTGCGCTCGGTATTTTTCACCGGCAGCAACGCCCTGGGTTATGCCGATGTCAGCGATGACGAGGCTAGCCAGGCAACCGCCATCGTGGCCGTGGCCCAGCAACTCAGCGTTGCCTTTGGCGTGGCGGTGGCGGGCGGACTGCTGGAATTGAGCACGCGGCTGCATGGCAATACGCTGTCCCTCGTGGATTTTCAGCTCGCTTTTGTCGTGGTGGGCGTGCTCAGCGCGCTTGCCAGCATTGTTTATTTCAGGCTGCCGGCGGATGCGGGCAGCAATGTTTCAGGCCATGGGGCTATTGCCGCCAGCAAGGAGTAG
- a CDS encoding MFS transporter, translating into MSRITPLILATALFMENMDSTVIATSLAAIAADIGTDPISLKLALTAYLVALAIFIPISSWMADRFGARNVFRVAMLVFVLGSISCAFANSLSAFVGARFLQGMGGALMTPVARLVLVRSTPRHDLVNAMAWLTIPGLVGPIVGPPFGGFLTTYLSWHWIFLINVPIGILGIALVSRFLPETMRNAPRQIDFKGFALAGPAFALFAFGTSVISLPALPPLVGVLATALGIGLGYLYARHALSTDNPLFDLRLLRFPFFRSAVVAGTFFRLGQGATPFLFPLMLQLSFGYTPFESGMITFASAIGAIVAKFMANGIFIRFGFRTSLVVSTGIAALGLLAMGLYTPETAVPLIIGILVFVGFWQSIFWTGSNAFVFADIEDKDAGQANVISQVSTQLSIALGVALGGGMLEMSNAMRGGELVLADFHLAFFVLAAICLISTIMFARLPANAGYQLTKMPHTH; encoded by the coding sequence TTGTCGCGCATCACACCGCTTATTCTCGCCACCGCCCTGTTCATGGAAAACATGGACTCAACGGTCATCGCCACATCGCTGGCGGCCATCGCGGCCGATATCGGCACCGATCCGATTTCACTCAAGCTGGCGCTGACGGCCTATTTGGTGGCGCTGGCCATTTTCATCCCGATTTCGAGCTGGATGGCCGACCGGTTCGGTGCGCGCAATGTGTTCCGCGTCGCCATGCTGGTGTTCGTTCTGGGCTCGATTTCCTGTGCTTTTGCCAATTCGCTGAGCGCATTCGTGGGCGCGCGCTTCCTGCAGGGCATGGGCGGCGCACTGATGACGCCGGTGGCGCGACTGGTGCTGGTGCGCTCGACGCCGCGGCACGATCTGGTCAATGCCATGGCCTGGCTGACCATTCCCGGGCTGGTTGGGCCCATCGTGGGGCCGCCATTCGGCGGGTTTTTGACCACCTATCTCAGCTGGCACTGGATCTTCCTGATCAATGTCCCCATCGGGATATTGGGCATTGCCCTGGTCAGCCGTTTCCTGCCCGAAACCATGCGCAATGCGCCGCGCCAGATCGACTTCAAGGGCTTTGCCCTGGCCGGCCCCGCTTTTGCGCTGTTTGCCTTCGGCACGTCGGTGATCAGCCTGCCTGCCCTGCCGCCGCTCGTCGGCGTGCTGGCGACGGCTTTGGGCATCGGGCTGGGCTATCTCTATGCCCGCCACGCATTGTCGACCGATAATCCGCTCTTCGACCTGCGCCTGCTGCGGTTCCCATTCTTCCGCAGCGCGGTGGTGGCGGGCACCTTCTTCCGGCTGGGGCAAGGTGCGACGCCCTTCCTCTTCCCGCTGATGCTGCAGCTCAGCTTTGGCTATACCCCGTTCGAATCCGGCATGATCACCTTTGCCAGCGCCATTGGCGCCATCGTCGCCAAATTCATGGCGAACGGCATTTTCATCCGCTTCGGCTTCCGCACCTCGCTGGTGGTCTCCACCGGCATTGCGGCGCTGGGCCTATTGGCGATGGGGCTCTACACGCCGGAAACCGCCGTGCCGCTGATTATCGGCATTCTGGTGTTTGTCGGGTTCTGGCAATCGATCTTCTGGACGGGCAGCAATGCCTTCGTCTTCGCCGATATCGAGGACAAGGATGCCGGCCAGGCCAATGTGATCAGCCAGGTCTCGACCCAGCTGTCCATTGCCCTTGGCGTGGCGCTGGGCGGGGGCATGCTGGAAATGAGCAATGCCATGCGCGGCGGCGAACTGGTATTAGCCGATTTCCATCTGGCCTTCTTCGTGCTGGCGGCGATCTGCCTGATCTCGACGATTATGTTCGCCCGGCTGCCGGCCAATGCGGGGTATCAGCTCACCAAGATGCCGCATACACACTAG
- a CDS encoding RsmB/NOP family class I SAM-dependent RNA methyltransferase: MRLPGRLSAAIDVLTDVETRKRPVSEALKAWGLNNRFAGAGDRAAIGNLVYDALRRRASHAALMGSDSPRALVLAVAIRDWNEDPAALSDSFAADSHAPEPLTADELARVVGQLPDDTAPHILADVPEWIAPSIERAFGDNWIAEGQDMAGRPSLDLRTNILKASRDRVVKSLDRFHPRLTSISPVGVTMPAGARDARTPNVTTDEGYLKGWFEVQDQGSQIVAALGNAQPGEQVLDLCAGAGGKTLALAAAMGNKGQIFAYDSDRNRLAPIYDRLKRNGARNVQVRAPHPGALDDLAGKMDRVVIDAPCTGTGTWRRRPDTKWKLSPELLAQRTAEQAAILVEGARYLKPGGTLVYITCSILPEENDDQIVAFLKNHPDFTSLPPAELWQAAFGAAIHPDVETAQSGIALTPRLTGTDGFYFNALRRAS, from the coding sequence ATGCGCCTGCCAGGCCGTCTTTCCGCTGCTATTGATGTGCTGACCGACGTGGAGACGCGCAAGCGCCCCGTCTCCGAAGCGCTCAAGGCCTGGGGTCTCAATAACCGCTTTGCCGGGGCCGGCGACCGCGCCGCCATCGGCAATCTGGTCTACGACGCCTTGCGCCGCCGCGCCTCCCACGCCGCCCTGATGGGCAGCGACAGCCCGCGTGCGCTGGTTCTCGCCGTCGCCATCCGCGACTGGAATGAAGATCCGGCCGCCCTCAGCGACAGCTTTGCCGCCGATAGCCACGCCCCCGAGCCGCTCACCGCGGACGAACTCGCCCGCGTCGTCGGCCAACTCCCCGACGATACCGCCCCCCATATCCTTGCCGATGTGCCCGAATGGATCGCGCCCTCCATCGAGCGCGCCTTTGGCGACAATTGGATTGCCGAGGGCCAGGACATGGCCGGCCGGCCCTCGCTCGATCTGCGCACCAATATTCTCAAGGCCAGCCGCGACCGTGTCGTCAAATCCCTCGACCGCTTCCATCCGCGCCTCACCTCCATTTCGCCCGTGGGCGTCACCATGCCCGCTGGCGCTCGCGATGCGCGCACGCCCAATGTCACCACCGACGAAGGCTATCTCAAAGGCTGGTTCGAAGTGCAGGACCAGGGCAGCCAGATCGTGGCGGCCCTCGGCAATGCCCAGCCCGGCGAGCAGGTGCTCGATCTATGCGCGGGGGCAGGGGGCAAGACCCTCGCTCTGGCTGCCGCCATGGGCAATAAGGGCCAGATTTTCGCCTATGACAGCGACCGCAACCGCCTCGCGCCGATCTATGATCGCCTCAAGCGCAATGGCGCCCGCAATGTGCAGGTCCGCGCGCCCCATCCCGGTGCGCTTGATGATCTCGCTGGCAAAATGGACCGCGTCGTCATCGACGCCCCCTGTACCGGCACGGGCACCTGGCGCCGCCGTCCCGATACCAAATGGAAGCTGAGCCCTGAGCTGCTGGCGCAACGCACCGCCGAACAGGCCGCAATCCTGGTCGAGGGCGCCCGCTACCTCAAGCCCGGCGGCACACTGGTCTACATTACCTGCTCGATCCTGCCCGAAGAGAATGACGACCAGATCGTCGCCTTCCTCAAAAACCACCCGGACTTCACCTCGCTGCCGCCGGCCGAGCTGTGGCAAGCCGCCTTCGGCGCCGCAATCCATCCCGATGTGGAAACCGCCCAATCCGGCATCGCACTCACCCCGCGCCTCACCGGCACAGATGGATTCTATTTCAACGCCTTGCGCCGCGCCTCCTGA
- the guaB gene encoding IMP dehydrogenase, producing MAKIITTITGDAALTFDDVLLQPARSDVLPTETDISTYVTKDIALNLPIISSAMDTVTESAMAIAMAQAGGLGVIHKNLTAEQQAEQVRQVKSFESGMVVNPITIGPDATLADALSLMQSNRISGIPVVENGGKGGRAIGKLVGILTNRDVRFASNPAQRIAELMTHENLVTVRDGVSKDEAKVLLHKHRIEKLLVIDADGRCTGLITVKDIEKAQLNPNAVKDAQGRLRVAAASTVGDQGFERSLQLIDAGVDLLVIDTAHGHSVRVAEAVERVKRESNSTRIVAGNVATAEAVKALIDAGADSVKVGIGPGSICTTRIVAGVGVPQLAAVMACAEEGAKQGIPVIADGGIKFSGDMAKALAGGASCVMIGSLLAGTDESPGEVYLYQGRSYKSYRGMGSVGAMGSGSADRYFQQDVRDQMKLVPEGIEGQVPYKGAAGAVLHQLAGGLRASMGYTGAHNLQEFRDNSVFVKISGAALSESHVHDVTITREAPNYRSSR from the coding sequence TTGGCGAAGATTATTACCACCATCACCGGCGATGCTGCGCTGACCTTTGACGACGTGCTGCTGCAGCCGGCGCGCTCGGATGTTCTACCCACCGAGACCGATATTTCGACCTATGTCACCAAGGACATAGCGCTCAATCTGCCGATCATTTCCTCTGCCATGGATACGGTCACCGAAAGCGCCATGGCCATCGCCATGGCCCAGGCCGGGGGCCTGGGCGTCATTCACAAGAACCTCACCGCCGAGCAGCAGGCCGAGCAGGTCCGCCAGGTCAAGAGCTTCGAATCCGGCATGGTGGTCAATCCCATCACCATCGGCCCCGATGCGACCCTCGCCGATGCCCTCTCGCTGATGCAGTCCAACCGTATTTCGGGCATTCCAGTGGTTGAAAACGGCGGCAAGGGTGGTCGCGCCATTGGCAAGCTGGTGGGCATTCTCACCAATCGCGACGTGCGCTTTGCCTCCAATCCGGCCCAGCGCATTGCCGAGCTGATGACGCATGAAAACCTCGTCACCGTCCGCGATGGCGTCTCCAAGGACGAAGCCAAGGTGCTGCTGCACAAGCACCGCATCGAAAAACTGCTGGTGATCGATGCCGATGGCCGCTGCACGGGCCTGATCACCGTCAAGGACATCGAAAAGGCCCAGCTCAACCCCAACGCCGTCAAGGATGCCCAAGGGCGCCTGCGCGTCGCGGCCGCCTCCACCGTGGGCGACCAGGGCTTTGAGCGCTCGCTCCAGCTCATCGATGCTGGCGTTGACCTGCTCGTCATCGACACCGCCCATGGCCATTCCGTCCGCGTTGCCGAAGCCGTCGAGCGCGTCAAGCGCGAGAGCAATTCCACCCGCATCGTTGCGGGCAATGTCGCCACTGCCGAGGCCGTCAAGGCGTTGATCGACGCGGGCGCCGACTCGGTCAAGGTCGGCATCGGCCCCGGCTCGATCTGCACCACTCGCATCGTCGCGGGCGTCGGTGTGCCCCAGCTGGCCGCCGTCATGGCCTGCGCCGAAGAAGGCGCCAAACAGGGCATTCCGGTCATCGCCGACGGCGGAATCAAATTCTCCGGTGACATGGCTAAGGCATTGGCCGGCGGCGCTTCTTGCGTCATGATCGGCTCGCTGCTGGCCGGCACCGACGAGAGCCCCGGCGAGGTCTATCTCTACCAGGGCCGCTCCTACAAATCCTATCGCGGCATGGGCTCTGTCGGCGCCATGGGCTCCGGCTCGGCCGACCGCTATTTCCAGCAGGATGTGCGCGACCAGATGAAACTGGTCCCCGAAGGCATTGAAGGCCAGGTGCCCTATAAGGGCGCTGCCGGGGCCGTGCTGCACCAGCTCGCGGGTGGCCTCCGCGCCTCCATGGGTTATACCGGCGCCCACAATCTGCAGGAGTTCCGCGACAACTCCGTCTTCGTCAAAATCTCCGGTGCCGCCCTCAGCGAGAGCCACGTCCACGACGTGACCATCACGCGTGAGGCACCGAACTATCGCAGCAGTCGGTAA
- the guaA gene encoding glutamine-hydrolyzing GMP synthase, with translation MKTPDTAAPDAILIVDFGSQVTQLIARRIRETGVYCEIHPFQSASAAMAALKPKGVVLSGGPASTLDENAPTIDQSILDAGVPILGICYGQQALCMALGGKVEAGHHREFGRAEVKVQKPSALYDGVWDLGTEHQVWMSHGDRVVALPEGFEVVGTSANAPFAMIANEARRIWAVQFHPEVVHTPDGAKLYANFVHNICGVSSNWTMSAYRSKMIEKIRDQVGTGRVICGLSGGVDSSVAAVLIHEAIGDQLTCIYVDHGLMRLNESEQVVTMFRDQYNIPLVHVDASEVFLRELDGQIDPETKRKIIGRLFIETFEAEAKKLGGANFLAQGTLYPDVIESVSFTGGPSVTIKSHHNVGGLPERMNMQLVEPLRELFKDEVRVLGRELGLPESFIGRHPFPGPGLAIRCPGGITPEKLDILRQADAIYLDEIRKSGQYDKIWQAFAVLLPVQTVGVMGDGRTYEFVCALRAVTSVDGMTADFYQFDMNFLGRTATRIINEVRGINRVVYDVTSKPPGTIEWE, from the coding sequence ATGAAAACCCCAGACACTGCCGCCCCCGACGCAATCCTTATCGTGGACTTCGGTTCGCAGGTCACCCAGCTGATCGCGCGCCGCATTCGCGAGACAGGGGTTTATTGCGAAATCCACCCGTTTCAGAGCGCCAGCGCCGCCATGGCCGCGCTCAAGCCCAAGGGTGTTGTACTATCGGGTGGCCCGGCCTCCACGCTGGATGAAAACGCCCCGACCATCGATCAGTCGATCCTCGACGCCGGCGTGCCGATCCTGGGCATCTGCTACGGCCAGCAGGCACTCTGCATGGCCCTGGGCGGCAAGGTCGAAGCCGGCCATCACCGCGAATTCGGCCGCGCCGAGGTCAAGGTGCAAAAGCCATCCGCGCTCTATGACGGCGTTTGGGACCTGGGCACCGAACACCAGGTCTGGATGAGCCACGGCGACCGCGTCGTCGCGCTCCCCGAAGGTTTTGAAGTCGTCGGCACCTCGGCCAACGCTCCCTTCGCCATGATCGCCAATGAGGCCCGTCGCATCTGGGCGGTGCAGTTCCATCCTGAAGTGGTGCACACCCCCGACGGCGCCAAGCTCTACGCCAATTTCGTCCACAATATCTGCGGCGTGTCCTCCAACTGGACCATGTCGGCCTATCGCAGCAAGATGATCGAAAAGATCCGCGATCAGGTCGGCACCGGCCGCGTCATCTGCGGCCTCTCCGGTGGCGTCGATTCCTCGGTGGCCGCCGTGCTGATCCACGAAGCCATTGGCGACCAGCTCACCTGCATCTATGTCGATCACGGCCTGATGCGCCTGAACGAGAGCGAACAGGTCGTCACCATGTTCCGCGATCAGTACAATATCCCGCTGGTCCATGTGGATGCCTCCGAGGTATTCCTGCGCGAACTCGACGGCCAGATTGACCCCGAAACCAAACGCAAGATCATCGGCCGCTTGTTCATCGAAACCTTCGAAGCCGAAGCCAAAAAGCTCGGCGGCGCCAATTTTCTCGCCCAGGGCACCCTTTACCCTGACGTGATCGAGAGCGTCTCCTTCACCGGCGGCCCCTCGGTCACCATCAAGAGCCACCACAATGTGGGCGGCCTGCCCGAGCGCATGAATATGCAGCTCGTCGAGCCGCTGCGCGAATTGTTCAAGGATGAAGTGCGCGTCCTCGGCCGCGAACTGGGCCTGCCCGAAAGCTTTATCGGCCGCCACCCATTCCCCGGCCCGGGCCTTGCCATTCGCTGCCCCGGCGGCATCACGCCCGAAAAGCTCGATATCCTGCGCCAGGCCGACGCCATCTATCTCGATGAAATCCGCAAGTCCGGCCAATATGACAAGATCTGGCAGGCCTTCGCCGTGCTGCTCCCGGTGCAGACCGTGGGCGTCATGGGCGATGGCCGCACCTACGAATTCGTCTGCGCCCTGCGCGCCGTGACTTCGGTCGATGGCATGACCGCCGATTTCTACCAGTTCGACATGAACTTCCTCGGCAGGACCGCCACCCGCATCATCAACGAAGTCCGCGGCATCAACCGTGTCGTCTACGACGTCACCAGCAAGCCCCCCGGCACGATCGAGTGGGAATGA
- a CDS encoding RlmE family RNA methyltransferase translates to MVDKALGTGGRKSDKDLKIRVKSGKGRTVSSTKWLQRQLNDPYVARARAEGYRSRAAFKIKEMDEKYKFFRKGMHIVDLGAAPGGWSQVAAKATGSTDAKPLVVGIDYLEMDPIPGVILLKKDFTEEDAPAMLIEAMGGHKADVVMSDMAWPTTGHRGTDHIRIIHLIEIAAAFALDVLAPNGVFIAKVFQGGTEHELLHMLKRHFKTTMHAKPPSSRSDSAEAYLIARGFKGSNDTVPGEEEYDR, encoded by the coding sequence ATGGTTGATAAAGCTCTCGGCACGGGTGGCCGCAAGTCCGACAAGGACCTCAAGATCCGGGTGAAGTCGGGCAAGGGGCGCACCGTTTCGTCCACGAAATGGCTGCAACGCCAGCTCAACGATCCCTATGTGGCGCGCGCTCGCGCCGAGGGCTATCGCTCGCGCGCTGCCTTCAAGATCAAGGAGATGGACGAAAAATATAAGTTCTTCCGCAAGGGCATGCATATCGTCGATCTGGGCGCGGCGCCCGGCGGCTGGTCGCAGGTGGCGGCCAAGGCCACCGGCTCCACTGATGCCAAGCCACTGGTCGTGGGCATCGATTATCTCGAAATGGACCCGATTCCCGGCGTCATCCTGCTCAAGAAGGATTTCACCGAGGAAGATGCGCCGGCCATGCTGATCGAGGCCATGGGCGGCCACAAGGCCGATGTGGTCATGTCCGACATGGCCTGGCCGACCACCGGCCATCGCGGCACCGACCATATTCGCATCATCCATCTGATCGAGATCGCGGCGGCTTTCGCGCTCGACGTGCTGGCGCCCAATGGCGTGTTCATCGCCAAAGTGTTCCAGGGCGGCACCGAGCATGAACTGCTGCACATGCTCAAGCGCCACTTCAAAACCACCATGCACGCCAAGCCGCCGTCCAGCCGCTCGGATTCGGCCGAGGCCTATCTGATCGCCAGGGGCTTCAAGGGCAGCAACGACACCGTGCCCGGCGAAGAGGAATACGACCGCTAG